A genomic segment from Lignipirellula cremea encodes:
- a CDS encoding neutral/alkaline non-lysosomal ceramidase N-terminal domain-containing protein, translating into MTPIVGPQGQCRFGIAHGDITPPAGIYCRMWGAARHDQATGVHRPLRATAMFFLPEDSASAEPERVLIALDHCLLVEAEMQLLRERLLAQADVHPDTLSVVFSHTHSAGWMSRDRAHLPGGDLIPPYLDELGGKLVALVNEARQSIQPASVDYGWGHCDLAAERDFWDAERQMFVCGFNPLAPADDTVLVARFTGENDQLLATMVNYACHPTTLAWQNTLISPDYPGAMREVIEQATSAPCVFLLGACGDLGPRDGFVGEVETADRNGRQLGYAALSTLEGLPPARTQFEYAGPVVSGATLGTWRHAPLSSQATTAAARFAVHRFHVSLPYQASLPTHEQTLASREEWETKERQALEVGDPDQAGDCRAMIERCNRMLSRLAVLPPGKNFEYPVVVWRIGDGFWVTVQGEPYNALQQKVRERFPGVPIVFCALAAGWVPFYLPSADRYGKGIYQESASVLAPGCLELATESIITHLAGYLAEEGPAVNE; encoded by the coding sequence ATGACACCAATCGTCGGCCCGCAAGGGCAGTGCCGTTTTGGAATCGCCCATGGCGACATCACACCGCCGGCGGGGATTTACTGCCGCATGTGGGGCGCTGCCCGGCATGACCAGGCGACGGGCGTGCATCGTCCGCTGCGGGCGACGGCGATGTTCTTTCTGCCGGAAGATTCCGCGTCGGCGGAGCCGGAACGGGTGCTGATTGCGCTGGACCATTGCCTGCTGGTTGAGGCCGAGATGCAACTTCTGCGCGAACGGCTGTTAGCGCAGGCGGACGTGCACCCGGACACGTTGAGCGTGGTTTTCTCGCATACGCACAGCGCCGGCTGGATGAGTCGCGACCGTGCGCATCTGCCCGGCGGCGACCTGATTCCGCCGTACCTGGACGAGCTGGGCGGTAAGCTGGTCGCCCTGGTGAACGAGGCCCGGCAGTCGATCCAGCCGGCGTCGGTCGACTATGGCTGGGGCCATTGCGATCTGGCGGCGGAACGCGATTTCTGGGACGCCGAGCGGCAGATGTTTGTCTGCGGCTTCAATCCGCTTGCTCCGGCCGACGACACTGTGCTGGTTGCGCGGTTTACGGGCGAGAACGACCAGCTGCTGGCGACGATGGTCAACTACGCTTGTCATCCGACCACGCTGGCCTGGCAGAATACGCTCATCAGCCCCGACTACCCGGGAGCGATGCGGGAAGTGATCGAGCAGGCGACTTCAGCTCCTTGCGTCTTTCTGCTGGGAGCTTGCGGCGATCTGGGGCCGCGTGACGGGTTTGTCGGCGAAGTGGAAACGGCCGATCGGAACGGACGTCAGCTGGGATACGCGGCTTTGTCGACGCTGGAAGGGTTGCCGCCCGCCCGGACGCAGTTCGAGTACGCCGGGCCGGTTGTATCCGGGGCCACGCTGGGAACCTGGCGGCATGCGCCGTTGAGTTCGCAGGCAACGACGGCGGCGGCCCGGTTTGCGGTGCATCGCTTCCATGTCTCGCTCCCTTACCAGGCCAGCCTGCCCACGCACGAGCAGACGCTGGCCAGCCGGGAGGAATGGGAGACGAAGGAACGGCAGGCCCTGGAAGTGGGCGACCCGGACCAGGCAGGCGACTGCCGGGCGATGATTGAGCGCTGCAACCGGATGCTGTCGCGGCTGGCCGTGTTGCCGCCGGGGAAGAACTTTGAATACCCCGTCGTGGTCTGGCGGATCGGCGACGGTTTCTGGGTGACGGTGCAAGGCGAACCTTATAACGCCCTGCAGCAGAAGGTCCGCGAGCGGTTTCCCGGCGTGCCGATCGTCTTTTGCGCGCTGGCAGCCGGCTGGGTCCCCTTTTATCTGCCGTCGGCCGACCGGTACGGCAAAGGGATCTACCAGGAGTCGGCCTCGGTGCTGGCGCCAGGCTGCCTGGAACTGGCGACTGAGAGCATCATCACCCACTTGGCTGGGTATCTGGCGGAGGAAGGGCCGGCGGTCAACGAGTAA
- a CDS encoding MFS transporter — protein sequence MSHHQEDNPYAAAVVNDRGERPTWVRYQVLAWLCVAAAIAYICRQSIGVAESTIRDDLSLSKTQMGLVMSLFFWTYAFSQIPSGAVAHRFGSRLSLLGAASVWSLATGLTAFAFGFPLLLASRVLMGLGQAALFPAAVNTVSRWFPLSGRAGASGALGAAMGVGGALGVGLTGLLLGMVGWRTLFLLYALPGLLWGIGFYLWFREWPWEHSWVNASEDRLIRGDTASPEPLEIEKPELERETGALPTGALPKDAESVPGKHDGKQSEAREPTPWLAMYSSPALWWICGQQFCRAAGEVFFVSWFATYLQETHGVSIMTSGGLTMLPIVARVLGCFIGGFLSDAILNSTGSLRLARQGVAVVSLGACAAMVFLSMMMTDLYVCVGLVTLGSLFASFAGPAAYTVTMDMGGGHTPTLFSTMNMSGNLGAALFPLVTPFLQTWTGGWTAVFFMFGGLYVAASLFWLLLQPSQSIFEQSLIPRPVR from the coding sequence ATGTCGCATCACCAGGAGGATAACCCGTATGCCGCTGCGGTTGTGAACGACCGGGGCGAGCGTCCTACCTGGGTGCGTTACCAGGTGCTGGCCTGGCTCTGTGTGGCGGCGGCGATCGCCTATATTTGTCGCCAGTCGATTGGCGTGGCGGAGAGTACGATCCGCGACGATCTGAGTCTGAGCAAAACGCAGATGGGCCTGGTGATGAGCCTGTTCTTCTGGACGTACGCTTTCAGCCAGATTCCGTCAGGCGCTGTGGCGCATCGGTTTGGCAGTCGGTTGTCGTTGCTGGGGGCCGCTTCGGTCTGGTCGCTGGCGACCGGATTGACGGCGTTTGCCTTTGGCTTTCCGCTGCTGCTGGCTTCGCGCGTGCTGATGGGATTGGGCCAGGCGGCCCTGTTCCCGGCAGCCGTGAATACGGTGTCGCGTTGGTTTCCGCTCAGCGGCCGGGCCGGAGCCAGCGGCGCTTTGGGGGCGGCGATGGGCGTCGGCGGAGCCCTGGGCGTCGGGCTGACCGGCCTGCTGCTGGGCATGGTCGGCTGGCGGACGTTGTTCCTGCTGTACGCCTTGCCGGGGCTGCTCTGGGGGATCGGTTTTTACCTGTGGTTTCGCGAGTGGCCCTGGGAACATTCCTGGGTCAACGCAAGCGAAGACCGCCTCATCCGCGGCGATACGGCCAGCCCGGAACCGCTGGAAATAGAGAAGCCGGAGCTTGAACGGGAGACGGGCGCCCTGCCGACTGGCGCCCTGCCGAAGGACGCGGAATCGGTCCCGGGAAAGCACGACGGAAAACAGAGTGAGGCCCGGGAGCCGACGCCCTGGCTGGCCATGTACAGCAGCCCGGCTTTATGGTGGATCTGCGGGCAGCAGTTCTGCCGGGCCGCCGGCGAGGTGTTCTTTGTCAGCTGGTTCGCGACTTACCTGCAGGAAACGCATGGCGTTTCCATCATGACGTCGGGCGGGCTGACCATGTTGCCGATTGTCGCCCGGGTGCTGGGCTGTTTTATCGGCGGTTTTTTGTCGGATGCGATCCTGAACTCGACGGGCAGTCTGCGTCTGGCCCGTCAAGGGGTGGCGGTCGTCAGTCTCGGCGCCTGTGCGGCGATGGTCTTCCTGTCGATGATGATGACGGATTTGTACGTGTGCGTCGGTCTGGTGACGCTGGGGTCGCTGTTCGCTTCCTTTGCCGGGCCGGCCGCTTATACGGTCACGATGGATATGGGCGGCGGCCATACTCCGACGCTGTTCAGCACGATGAATATGTCGGGCAACCTGGGGGCCGCCTTGTTCCCCTTGGTGACGCCCTTTCTGCAGACCTGGACGGGCGGGTGGACTGCCGTGTTTTTCATGTTTGGCGGCCTGTACGTGGCCGCATCGTTGTTCTGGCTGCTGCTGCAGCCGTCGCAGAGTATTTTTGAACAGTCTTTGATTCCTCGCCCTGTCAGGTGA
- a CDS encoding dihydrodipicolinate synthase family protein: MPFPLAGVLPIVHTPFDANGAIDDASLAREIDFAFAQGASGCGTGMVSEILRLGESERKGLTEKLVAMVAGRGPFFASVGAESIAQAVDLARHAGAAGCDAVMAMPPTLTAPGEAALLEYFSRLAEAVEVPLIVQDASSYVGQAIPLTVYIELLRRFGREKILFKPEAAPLGPNLSALRDATDGQAAIFEGSGGVLLIDSYRRGVQGTMPGMDLLAGIVAIWRALEQGDEETAYRVYFPLAAIVCLQMQAGLDGFLAIEKYLLYGQGVIAHPYRREPVGWSLDEETAAEVDRLAARLQAALPLS, from the coding sequence ATGCCTTTTCCGCTTGCCGGCGTGTTGCCGATTGTTCATACGCCGTTCGACGCCAACGGGGCGATCGACGACGCCAGCCTCGCCCGGGAAATTGACTTCGCTTTTGCGCAGGGCGCCTCCGGTTGCGGCACCGGCATGGTCTCGGAAATCTTGCGGCTGGGGGAAAGCGAACGGAAAGGTCTGACCGAAAAGCTTGTTGCAATGGTCGCGGGCCGCGGGCCGTTCTTCGCCAGCGTTGGCGCCGAAAGCATCGCCCAGGCGGTTGATCTGGCCCGGCATGCCGGCGCGGCGGGTTGCGACGCCGTGATGGCCATGCCGCCGACGCTCACGGCGCCAGGCGAGGCGGCGCTGCTGGAATACTTCTCTCGGCTGGCGGAAGCGGTGGAGGTTCCGCTGATTGTGCAGGACGCTTCCAGCTATGTGGGCCAGGCGATTCCGCTGACGGTTTATATCGAGTTGTTGCGGCGGTTTGGACGCGAGAAGATCCTGTTCAAGCCCGAGGCCGCCCCGCTGGGTCCCAATCTGTCCGCACTCCGCGATGCGACCGACGGGCAGGCCGCCATCTTTGAAGGCTCCGGCGGCGTGCTGCTGATCGACAGCTATCGCCGCGGCGTGCAGGGAACGATGCCCGGCATGGACCTGCTGGCCGGTATCGTCGCGATCTGGCGAGCGCTGGAACAGGGCGATGAAGAGACGGCCTATCGTGTTTATTTTCCGCTGGCGGCGATCGTTTGCCTGCAGATGCAAGCCGGGCTGGACGGGTTCCTGGCGATCGAAAAGTATCTGCTCTACGGACAAGGGGTGATCGCGCATCCGTATCGCCGGGAGCCGGTCGGCTGGAGCCTGGACGAGGAAACGGCGGCCGAAGTCGATCGTCTGGCCGCCCGTCTGCAGGCCGCTTTGCCCTTGTCATAA
- a CDS encoding 5-formyltetrahydrofolate cyclo-ligase codes for MADVQELKIALRAEAKRRRLAESTPAASSARIVAQLLACPEYAAAKTVLWYVDVRDEVRTNAALPQAIADKRVAVPYCEAGLLRLFLLQGVDELERGAYGIREPAVALRKLPGRRIGIEEIDLAVLPGLAFDRRGGRLGYGKGYYDKLLATALPCPFLVGLAYDSQLFPEVPMSEHDIRLHAVATESELYRC; via the coding sequence ATGGCTGACGTCCAGGAACTGAAGATTGCCTTGCGGGCGGAGGCGAAGCGGCGCCGTTTGGCCGAATCGACGCCGGCAGCGTCCAGCGCGCGCATCGTCGCCCAACTGCTGGCTTGTCCTGAATACGCGGCCGCGAAAACCGTGCTCTGGTATGTCGATGTCCGCGACGAAGTCCGCACCAACGCTGCGCTTCCCCAGGCGATCGCCGACAAGCGGGTCGCCGTGCCGTACTGTGAAGCAGGCTTGCTGCGGCTGTTCCTGCTGCAGGGCGTCGACGAATTGGAACGCGGCGCCTACGGCATCCGGGAGCCGGCCGTGGCGTTACGCAAGCTGCCGGGCCGGCGGATCGGGATCGAAGAGATCGACCTGGCCGTGCTGCCAGGACTGGCGTTTGACCGCCGAGGCGGCCGGCTGGGATACGGCAAGGGCTACTACGACAAGCTGCTGGCGACCGCCCTGCCCTGCCCTTTCCTGGTCGGCCTGGCATACGATTCGCAACTCTTTCCCGAAGTGCCGATGTCAGAACATGACATCCGCCTGCACGCGGTTGCGACGGAAAGTGAGTTGTATCGTTGTTGA
- a CDS encoding SelT/SelW/SelH family protein, producing the protein MTDSLCHSPRVEIRYCTQCRWLLRAAWMAQELLTTFSTELGEAALAPGTGGVFQIRLQGELIWCRERDGGFPDIKSLKQLVRDRIAPARDLGHSDRPAASPEGQP; encoded by the coding sequence ATGACTGACAGTCTTTGTCACTCTCCGCGGGTCGAGATCCGCTATTGCACGCAGTGTCGCTGGTTGCTGCGGGCGGCCTGGATGGCGCAGGAACTGCTCACGACCTTCAGCACCGAGCTGGGCGAAGCGGCCCTGGCGCCGGGGACCGGCGGCGTGTTCCAGATTCGCCTGCAGGGCGAATTGATCTGGTGCCGCGAGCGCGACGGCGGCTTTCCCGATATCAAATCGCTCAAACAGCTGGTCCGCGACCGGATCGCCCCCGCCCGCGACCTGGGCCATTCCGATCGTCCGGCCGCCTCGCCCGAGGGCCAGCCATGA
- a CDS encoding alpha/beta hydrolase produces MPLDPRARQFLDSLAALGLPPLHEVSVAQARRQMDEASAGLGRPAPVAQVTDRDIEAIPNSIRLRIYQPEGQNLPVVIYYHGGGWVLGGLLTHDGYCRALAQAAQAVVISVDYHLAPEHPFPAAAEDAYAALRWAAEHCTSYGGHPGKLVVAGDSAGGNLAAVTPLMARDRNGPSLACQVLLYPITDCDLETPSYQEFATGYYLTRDSMRWFWDQYCPRAEDRTHPYLSPMRAESLAGLPPALVITAEFDPLRDEGEAYAERLREAGVETTLSRYDGVLHGFTRQFRLFPQAAKALEETARFLKQHCH; encoded by the coding sequence ATGCCGCTGGACCCTCGAGCGCGCCAGTTTCTCGATAGCCTGGCGGCGCTTGGCTTGCCGCCGTTGCACGAAGTTTCCGTAGCCCAGGCCCGTCGGCAGATGGACGAAGCCAGCGCCGGCCTCGGGAGACCAGCGCCGGTCGCCCAGGTGACAGACCGCGATATCGAAGCCATCCCCAACAGCATTCGCTTGCGCATTTACCAGCCGGAAGGACAGAACCTGCCGGTGGTGATCTACTACCACGGCGGCGGCTGGGTTCTGGGGGGACTCCTCACCCACGACGGCTACTGCCGAGCGCTGGCCCAGGCCGCCCAGGCGGTGGTGATCTCGGTCGACTACCACCTGGCGCCGGAACACCCGTTCCCAGCGGCCGCCGAAGACGCCTACGCGGCCCTCCGCTGGGCGGCCGAACACTGCACGTCCTATGGGGGACATCCGGGCAAGCTGGTCGTAGCGGGCGACAGCGCGGGCGGCAATCTGGCCGCCGTCACGCCGCTGATGGCGCGTGACCGGAACGGTCCGTCGCTCGCTTGCCAGGTGCTCCTTTATCCGATCACCGATTGCGATCTGGAAACGCCGTCTTACCAGGAATTCGCCACCGGCTACTATCTCACGCGGGACTCGATGCGCTGGTTCTGGGATCAGTATTGCCCCCGTGCGGAAGACCGCACGCACCCCTACTTATCCCCCATGCGGGCGGAAAGCCTCGCCGGATTGCCGCCGGCCCTGGTGATCACGGCCGAATTTGACCCGCTTCGAGATGAAGGCGAAGCCTACGCCGAGCGACTGCGTGAGGCGGGGGTCGAAACCACGCTCTCCCGCTACGATGGCGTTTTACACGGATTTACCCGGCAATTCCGCCTGTTTCCGCAGGCCGCCAAGGCGCTCGAAGAAACGGCCCGCTTCCTGAAACAGCATTGTCATTGA
- the truD gene encoding tRNA pseudouridine(13) synthase TruD gives MNALSPSLPLSGLRQDRPPIGGQWKLSPEDFVVEEIPAYEPCGEGEHLFLWIEKRDCSGEFLTRRISKALGVPPREIGMAGIKDRTAVTRQYISTPARYEDRVEEINNELIQVLAVKRHRNKLKTGHLRGNQFTLWVRGVDEQAMETAQALAPLIEQWGFPNYFGDQRFGNDQETLKLGLDLLRGVRTPRSIPPAKRRFLLRLALSAAQSHLFNLYLSERIAEQLLHTVLAGDVMEVVESGGLFIASDLEAEQARCTAGEIVVSGPLFGPKMKQAEAPSVEREDRLLRQNELTIEQFSLFKNLTAGARRPAVVRPTQLTVEQVGPDLRFEFALPKGVYATTLLREFVE, from the coding sequence ATGAATGCCCTTTCCCCTTCACTTCCTCTCTCTGGCCTGCGGCAGGACCGTCCGCCTATTGGCGGCCAATGGAAGCTGTCGCCTGAGGACTTTGTGGTGGAGGAGATCCCGGCGTACGAACCGTGCGGCGAAGGGGAGCATTTGTTCCTGTGGATCGAAAAACGGGACTGCTCCGGCGAGTTTCTCACCCGTCGCATTTCCAAGGCGCTAGGAGTGCCGCCCCGCGAGATCGGCATGGCGGGTATCAAAGATCGCACCGCCGTCACGCGCCAGTACATTTCGACGCCCGCCCGGTACGAAGACCGCGTGGAAGAGATCAATAACGAGCTGATCCAGGTGCTGGCTGTCAAACGGCACCGGAACAAGCTCAAGACAGGCCACCTCCGCGGCAACCAGTTCACCCTCTGGGTCCGCGGCGTCGACGAGCAGGCCATGGAGACCGCCCAGGCGCTGGCCCCGCTGATCGAGCAGTGGGGCTTTCCCAACTATTTTGGCGACCAGCGTTTTGGCAATGACCAGGAAACGCTGAAGCTGGGGTTGGACCTGTTGCGGGGCGTCAGAACGCCGCGGTCGATCCCGCCGGCCAAACGCCGGTTCCTGCTGCGGCTGGCGCTGTCGGCCGCCCAGTCGCATCTGTTCAACTTGTACCTGAGCGAGCGCATTGCCGAGCAGCTGCTGCACACGGTGCTGGCCGGCGACGTGATGGAAGTCGTCGAAAGCGGCGGCCTGTTTATCGCCTCGGATCTGGAAGCGGAACAGGCTCGCTGCACCGCGGGCGAGATCGTCGTGAGCGGACCGCTGTTCGGCCCCAAAATGAAACAGGCCGAAGCGCCGTCGGTCGAGCGGGAAGATCGCCTGCTCCGGCAGAATGAACTCACGATCGAGCAGTTCAGCCTGTTCAAAAATCTGACCGCCGGCGCCAGACGTCCGGCCGTCGTGCGGCCCACGCAACTCACCGTGGAGCAGGTCGGCCCCGACCTGCGGTTTGAGTTCGCCCTGCCCAAGGGCGTCTACGCCACCACTCTGCTGCGTGAGTTCGTCGAGTAG
- a CDS encoding sulfatase family protein, which yields MFGFSRCGCFLLGVLAIAAGAGVRADELDLQPIAGVKPRNVIFILVDDHRYDAMGFLDHPFLKTPELDALAKNGVHMQNAFVTTSLCSPSRASILTGQYMHHHRVVDNNNKAPDGTIFFPQYLQRAGYDTAFIGKWHMGGESDAPRPGFDRWVSFAGQGRYYPPQNPSRWSLNVDGKRVPQQGYITDELTDYAIDWLDERPADKPFFLYLSHKAVHAGFDPAERHRQLYADVEIRTPVTQANTEENYKDKPMWVKNQRNSWHGVDFPYHSSLDVKEYYRQYCRALAGVDDSVGRIMDWLEKKKLDQSTLVMYMGDNGFLFGEHGLIDKRNAYEESMRVPMLLHCPELFPAGKPCPGVVANIDVAATVLQAAGLPTPKHMDGQSFLDLAAGKVELDQWRQGLLYEYYWEYNFPHTPTVFAIRGNQYKFIQYIGVWDTDELYDLKNDPLEQTNLIRDPKYREVVEQMRRQLWQEMRSTDGMAIPLGEKRGHGANLRRRSGSETADFPEYLLRDKDERE from the coding sequence ATGTTTGGTTTTTCGCGTTGCGGTTGTTTTCTTCTGGGAGTGCTCGCCATTGCAGCCGGAGCCGGTGTGCGGGCCGATGAGCTCGACCTGCAGCCGATCGCCGGCGTAAAACCGCGGAACGTGATCTTCATCCTGGTCGACGATCATCGTTACGATGCAATGGGCTTCCTCGACCATCCGTTCCTGAAAACGCCCGAACTCGACGCGCTCGCCAAAAACGGCGTGCATATGCAGAACGCGTTTGTCACTACCAGCCTGTGCTCGCCCAGCCGGGCTTCGATCCTGACGGGCCAGTACATGCATCACCATCGGGTGGTCGACAATAACAACAAGGCGCCCGACGGCACGATCTTTTTCCCGCAGTACCTGCAGCGGGCCGGCTACGATACGGCCTTTATTGGCAAATGGCACATGGGCGGCGAAAGCGACGCACCGCGGCCCGGCTTTGATCGCTGGGTCAGCTTCGCCGGCCAGGGGCGTTACTACCCGCCGCAGAATCCTTCCCGCTGGTCGCTGAACGTCGACGGCAAGCGCGTGCCGCAGCAGGGCTACATTACCGACGAACTGACCGACTACGCCATCGACTGGCTCGACGAACGTCCGGCCGACAAGCCGTTCTTTCTGTACCTGTCGCACAAAGCCGTGCATGCCGGTTTCGACCCGGCTGAACGCCATCGTCAGTTGTATGCCGATGTGGAGATCAGGACTCCCGTCACCCAGGCGAACACGGAAGAGAACTACAAAGACAAGCCGATGTGGGTCAAGAACCAGCGCAACAGCTGGCACGGGGTCGACTTCCCGTACCACAGCTCGCTCGATGTGAAAGAGTATTATCGCCAGTACTGCCGGGCCCTGGCCGGAGTCGACGACAGCGTCGGCCGGATTATGGACTGGCTCGAAAAGAAGAAGCTCGACCAGAGCACGCTCGTCATGTACATGGGCGACAACGGCTTTCTCTTTGGCGAACACGGACTGATCGACAAGCGGAACGCCTACGAAGAATCGATGCGCGTGCCGATGCTGCTGCACTGCCCCGAGTTGTTCCCCGCCGGCAAACCGTGCCCGGGCGTCGTCGCCAATATCGATGTCGCCGCCACCGTGCTGCAGGCCGCGGGTCTGCCAACCCCCAAGCATATGGACGGGCAAAGCTTCCTCGACCTGGCCGCCGGCAAGGTCGAGCTGGACCAGTGGCGCCAGGGGCTGCTGTATGAGTACTACTGGGAATACAACTTCCCGCACACGCCGACGGTGTTCGCCATCCGCGGCAACCAGTACAAGTTCATCCAGTACATCGGCGTGTGGGACACCGATGAGCTTTACGACCTGAAGAACGATCCGCTGGAACAGACGAACCTGATCCGCGATCCCAAATACCGCGAGGTCGTAGAGCAGATGCGGCGCCAGCTCTGGCAAGAAATGCGATCCACCGACGGCATGGCCATTCCGCTGGGCGAGAAACGCGGCCACGGCGCCAACCTCCGCCGTCGCAGCGGATCCGAAACCGCCGACTTCCCGGAATACCTCCTACGCGATAAAGACGAACGGGAGTAA